The following proteins are co-located in the Limanda limanda chromosome 5, fLimLim1.1, whole genome shotgun sequence genome:
- the agtpbp1 gene encoding cytosolic carboxypeptidase 1 isoform X2 — protein MNKPKMASEKGVPSNSRVLMLLGQLERMSGEAMLKDVETARQVTSKILHLIQTQEKSGKEVMSKGSSGMEVILSSLENSRDVQTTLNILYILSELLTVGRARRVGVFVSKGGTGILFQIMNNASKEFPPSEELMLQLHSLLAKVGPKDRKFGVKARLSGAMNATVDLMKQNLQNIKLLLPCLQVLRVYSTNSVNAISLGKNGVVELMFKIIAPYSKKNTSLLKVALDALGALLKSKTNARRAVDGRHVPALLTLYLDWHRNDTRHRHMLIRKGFLVCIRNIINIKLGRKAFIEADGMRILYNSSTECLPVRTLDPLVNTSSIIMRKCFPKNRLPLPTIKSAFNYQLPHIPAAGPVAQLYSQPAGGKTSHQRNNKPLQKVDDVVDESDDNDETEADTENDSENEEDEKNHSSTNDDIETDLNKLHPKKSQSRPFEELRVYERFFLELSEDFQEYNFESTKSASSSSSSSSRSPRPIIVPTAQSLSPKHVPKLSSQGDGSSTKGQHTQPPPSASTPSPPASQPPLELNTVHLIKDQDKKEEAHVPSPDGHATLSSLTSPPSQEQRIEQELVHVLECVSLEQEGAFNAGEGIKGGKQAGSPINATRLIQSPLLLGGIVTRRVGGGSGSNWGSDCGSEGADDEGGEGAVLEVPDTALLLSLHDPDLYVEMVKGTHSVPQYAEVAYPDYFGHVAPTFREPLVERVYGVQRSKIFQDIERMIHPNDILDKVVYDLDILSCPVIEDDGESLKFNSQFESGNLRKAVQVRKHEYDLVLNSDINSNHYHQWFYFEVSGMRVGTTYRFNIINSEKSNSQFNYGMQVLMYSVQEAISGRPRWVRTGSDICYYKNHFARSSIAAGGQKGKSYYTLTFSTNFSHKDDVCYFAYHYPYTYSTLKMHLSKLEALRTTKIYLRQDVLCETLGGNGCPLLTITAMPESNSNDHICQFRNRPLIFLSARVHPGETNASWVMKGTLEFLMGTSSQAASLREAYIFKIIPMLNPDGVVNGNHRCSLSGEDLNRQWQSPNLELHPTIFHTKGLLQYLAHIQRAPLVFCDYHGHSRKKNVFMYGCSVKETVWQSNISASSSDLQEDLGYRALPKILSQIAPAFSMGSCSFVVERSKESTARVVVWREIGVQRSYTMESTLCGCDQGKYKGLQIGTRELEEMGAQFCVALLRLKRLTSIRNHQHLLDLEGDIIGTQTKVVSCSTTYVMEEDEPSFLEAIDYSAESNDEDTEAENELGSEVLKNPEHHDHLSDSEMNHRD, from the exons ATGAACAAACCTAAAATGGCCTCAGAAAAAGG TGTTCCCAGTAACTCCAGGGTACTGATGCTTCTGGGCCAGCTGGAGAGGATGAGTGGAGAGGCCATGTTGAAGGATGTCGAAACAGCGCGACAGGTCACCTCAAAGATACTTCATCTCATACAGACGCAGG AGAAGAGCGGAAAAGAGGTGATGTCCAAAGGCTCCAGTGGCATGGAGGTCATCCTGTCTTCACTGGAG AACTCCAGAGATGTCCAGACCACACTCAACATCCTGTACATTCTCAGTGAGCTGCTGACTGTGG GCAGAGCTCGCAGGGTGGGAGTGTTTGTGTCTAAAGGCGGAACGGGAATATTGTTCCAGATTATGAACAATGCCAGTAAAGAGTTTCCCCCCAGTGAGGAACTCATGCTGCAGCTTCACTCACTGCTGGCTAAGGTTGGCCCAAAAG ACAGAAAGTTTGGTGTGAAGGCCCGTTTGTCCGGAGCAATGAACGCCACAGTCGACTTGATGAAACAGAACCTACAGAACATCAAACTTCTTCTGCCCTGCCTTCAGGTTCTCAGGGTTTATTCCACCAACT CAGTGAATGCTATTTCTTTGGGGAAGAATGGAGTGGTGGAGCTCATGTTCAAGATCATTGCACCGTACAGCAAAAAGAACACCAGCCTGCTCAA GGTAGCTCTGGACGCACTGGGAGCACTGCTCAAATCCA AAACTAATGCTCGCCGTGCAGTGGACGGCAGACACGTGCCCGCCTTGCTTACTCTGTACCTGGATTGGCATCGCAATGACACACGGCATCGCCACATGCTGATTCGCAAAGGGTTTCTGGTCTGCatcagaaacatcatcaacatcaaGCTCGGCAGGAAGGCGTTCATAGAAGCAGATGGCATGAGGATCCTCTACAACTCATCCACT GAGTGTCTCCCGGTGCGGACCCTGGATCCTCTGGTTAACACCTCGAGTATCATCATGAGGAAATGTTTTCCGAAGAACCGTCTGCCTCTGCCCACCATCAAATCAGCCTTTAACTACCAGCTGCCACACATTCCTGCTGCAGGACCTGTGGCACAGCTGTACAGTCAGCCTGCTGGGG GAAAAACAAGTCATCAGCGCAACAACAAGCCCTTACAGAAGG TGGATGATGTAGTGGATGAAAGTGATGATAACGACGAGACGGAGGCAGACACAGAGAACGATAGTGAGaatgaagaggatgagaagaatCATAGCTCCACG AATGATGACATAGAGACGGACCTAAACAAGCTACATCCCAAAAAGAGTCAGAGTCGTCCATTCGAGGAGTTAAGAGTCTATGAGAGATTCTTCCTGGAGCTGTCTGAGGACTTTCAG GAGTATAACTTTGAAAGCACCAAGAGtgcttcttcatcctcatcatcctcaagTCGATCCCCTCGGCCAATCATCGTGCCCACAGCTCAGTCCCTGTCACCAAAGCATGTCCCCAAACTGAGTTCTCAGGGGGATGGCAGCTCTACCAAAGGACAACACACTCAGCCACCCCCCTCCGCTTCCACTCCCTCTCCCCCTGCATCTCAACCTCCGCTTGAACTGAACACAGTCCACCTCATCAAGGACCAAGACAAAAAAGAAGAGGCCCACGTTCCTTCCCCAGATGGACATGCGACCTTGTCCTCCCTCACCAGTCCTCCCTCTCAAGAGCAGAGGATTGAACAGGAACTAGTACATGTGTTGGAGTGTGTATCTCTAGAGCAGGAGGGGGCTTTTAATGCCGGAGAAGGAATAAAGGGAGGCAAACAAGCAGGATCTCCCATCAATGCCACTAGACTCATACAGTCTCCTCTGCTGTTGGGAGGTATCGTGACACGTCGCGTGGGAGGAGGCAGTGGCAGTAACTGGGGTTCAGATTGTGGGTCAGAGGGAGCTGATGATGAAGGAGGGGAAGGAGCAGTCCTGGAAGTGCCAGACACGGCGCTGCTCCTCTCACTGCACGACCCTGACCTCTACGTGGAGATGGTGAAGGGAACACACTCTGTACCTCAGTACGCTGAAGTGGCTTATCCAGACTACTTTGGCCATGTAGCCCCAACATTTAGAGAACCCCTCGTGGAGAGAGTTTATGGTGTACAGAG GTCTAAGATATTCCAGGACATTGAGAGGATGATTCATCCTAATGATATCCTGGATAAAGTCGTTTATGACCTGGACATCCTCAG TTGTCCGGTGATTGAAGACGACGGTGAATCGCTAAAGTTCAACTCCCAGTTTGAGTCTGGCAACCTCAGGAAGGCCGTTCAAGTTAGGAA ACACGAGTATGACCTGGTGCTGAATTCAGACATCAACAGTAATCACTACCACCAGTGGTTCTACTTTGAGGTGAGCGGCATGCGTGTCGGAACTACTTACCGCTTCAACATCATCAACTCTGAGAAGTCAAACAGCCAGTTCAACTATG gcATGCAGGTGCTGATGTACTCTGTCCAGGAGGCGATTAGTGGGAGGCCTCGTTGGGTCAGAACAGGATCAGACATCTGTTATTACAA GAATCATTTTGCAAGGAGCTCCATTGCAGCCGGCGGTCAGAAAGGAAAATCCTACTATACATTGACCTTCAGCACAAACTTCAGCCATAAGGATGATGTCTGCTACTTTGCCTATCATTACCCTTACACATATTCCACTCTTAAG ATGCACCTGTCCAAACTGGAGGCTTTGAGGACCACAAAGATCTACCTGAGACAGGACGTCCTGTGTGAAACCCTGGGGGGAAACGGCTGCCCCCTTCTCACCATCACTGCCATGCCGGAGTCCAACTCCAATGATCACATCTGTCAGTTTA GGAATCGTCCATTGATCTTCTTGTCGGCCAGGGTGCACCCTGGAGAGACCAATGCCAGCTGGGTAATGAAAGGCACGCTGGAGTTCCTGATGGGCACCAGCTCGCAGGCAGCCAGCCTGAGGGAGGCCTACATCTTCAAGATAATCCCCATGCTCAACCCTGATGGAGTTGTAAATGGAAA CCATCGCTGTTCTCTGAGTGGAGAGGATTTGAATCGCCAGTGGCAGAGCCCCAATCTTGAGCTCCACCCCACCATCTTCCACACGAAGGGCCTGCTGCAGTACCTTGCACACATACAGAGGGCACCACTG gtgTTCTGTGACTACCACGGCCATTCCAGAAAGAAAAACGTGTTTATGTACGGCTGCAGTGTGAAGGAGACGGTCTGGCAGTCCAATATCAGTGCTTCGTCTAGCGACCTACAGGAGGACCTTGGTTACAGG GCTCTCCCTAAGATCCTCTCTCAGATCGCCCCGGCCTTCAGCATGGGGAGCTGCAGTTTTGTTGTGGAGCGCTCTAAAGAGTCGACCGCTCGTGTCGTTGTATGGAGAGAGATCGGAGTACAACGCAGTTACACCATGGAGAGCACGCTCTGTGGCTGTGACCAAGGCAAATATAAG GGGCTTCAGATCGGCAccagagagctggaggagatgggagCTCAGTTCTGCGTGGCCCTGCTGAGGCTGAAGCGGCTGACGAGCATCCGCAACCACCAACACCTGCTGGATTTGGAGGGTGACATCATTGGGACACAGACTAAAGTGGTCAG ctgctccactACCTACgtgatggaggaggacgagCCATCCTTTCTGGAGGCAATAGACTACAGTGCAGAGAGCAATGATGAGGACACCGAGGCCGAAAACGAGCTCGGCAGCGAAGTCCTCAAGAACCCGGAACATCATGATCATCTGTCAGACTCCGAGATGAATCACAGGGACTAA
- the agtpbp1 gene encoding cytosolic carboxypeptidase 1 isoform X1 — MNKPKMASEKGVPSNSRVLMLLGQLERMSGEAMLKDVETARQVTSKILHLIQTQEKSGKEVMSKGSSGMEVILSSLENSRDVQTTLNILYILSELLTVGRARRVGVFVSKGGTGILFQIMNNASKEFPPSEELMLQLHSLLAKVGPKDRKFGVKARLSGAMNATVDLMKQNLQNIKLLLPCLQVLRVYSTNSVNAISLGKNGVVELMFKIIAPYSKKNTSLLKVALDALGALLKSKTNARRAVDGRHVPALLTLYLDWHRNDTRHRHMLIRKGFLVCIRNIINIKLGRKAFIEADGMRILYNSSTECLPVRTLDPLVNTSSIIMRKCFPKNRLPLPTIKSAFNYQLPHIPAAGPVAQLYSQPAGGKTSHQRNNKPLQKVDDVVDESDDNDETEADTENDSENEEDEKNHSSTNDDIETDLNKLHPKKSQSRPFEELRVYERFFLELSEDFQEYNFESTKSASSSSSSSSRSPRPIIVPTAQSLSPKHVPKLSSQGDGSSTKGQHTQPPPSASTPSPPASQPPLELNTVHLIKDQDKKEEAHVPSPDGHATLSSLTSPPSQEQRIEQELVHVLECVSLEQEGAFNAGEGIKGGKQAGSPINATRLIQSPLLLGGIVTRRVGGGSGSNWGSDCGSEGADDEGGEGAVLEVPDTALLLSLHDPDLYVEMVKGTHSVPQYAEVAYPDYFGHVAPTFREPLVERVYGVQRSKIFQDIERMIHPNDILDKVVYDLDILSCPVIEDDGESLKFNSQFESGNLRKAVQVRKHEYDLVLNSDINSNHYHQWFYFEVSGMRVGTTYRFNIINSEKSNSQFNYGMQVLMYSVQEAISGRPRWVRTGSDICYYKNHFARSSIAAGGQKGKSYYTLTFSTNFSHKDDVCYFAYHYPYTYSTLKMHLSKLEALRTTKIYLRQDVLCETLGGNGCPLLTITAMPESNSNDHICQFRNRPLIFLSARVHPGETNASWVMKGTLEFLMGTSSQAASLREAYIFKIIPMLNPDGVVNGNHRCSLSGEDLNRQWQSPNLELHPTIFHTKGLLQYLAHIQRAPLVFCDYHGHSRKKNVFMYGCSVKETVWQSNISASSSDLQEDLGYRALPKILSQIAPAFSMGSCSFVVERSKESTARVVVWREIGVQRSYTMESTLCGCDQGKYKGLQIGTRELEEMGAQFCVALLRLKRLTSIRNHQHLLDLEGDIIGTQTKVVSSCSTTYVMEEDEPSFLEAIDYSAESNDEDTEAENELGSEVLKNPEHHDHLSDSEMNHRD; from the exons ATGAACAAACCTAAAATGGCCTCAGAAAAAGG TGTTCCCAGTAACTCCAGGGTACTGATGCTTCTGGGCCAGCTGGAGAGGATGAGTGGAGAGGCCATGTTGAAGGATGTCGAAACAGCGCGACAGGTCACCTCAAAGATACTTCATCTCATACAGACGCAGG AGAAGAGCGGAAAAGAGGTGATGTCCAAAGGCTCCAGTGGCATGGAGGTCATCCTGTCTTCACTGGAG AACTCCAGAGATGTCCAGACCACACTCAACATCCTGTACATTCTCAGTGAGCTGCTGACTGTGG GCAGAGCTCGCAGGGTGGGAGTGTTTGTGTCTAAAGGCGGAACGGGAATATTGTTCCAGATTATGAACAATGCCAGTAAAGAGTTTCCCCCCAGTGAGGAACTCATGCTGCAGCTTCACTCACTGCTGGCTAAGGTTGGCCCAAAAG ACAGAAAGTTTGGTGTGAAGGCCCGTTTGTCCGGAGCAATGAACGCCACAGTCGACTTGATGAAACAGAACCTACAGAACATCAAACTTCTTCTGCCCTGCCTTCAGGTTCTCAGGGTTTATTCCACCAACT CAGTGAATGCTATTTCTTTGGGGAAGAATGGAGTGGTGGAGCTCATGTTCAAGATCATTGCACCGTACAGCAAAAAGAACACCAGCCTGCTCAA GGTAGCTCTGGACGCACTGGGAGCACTGCTCAAATCCA AAACTAATGCTCGCCGTGCAGTGGACGGCAGACACGTGCCCGCCTTGCTTACTCTGTACCTGGATTGGCATCGCAATGACACACGGCATCGCCACATGCTGATTCGCAAAGGGTTTCTGGTCTGCatcagaaacatcatcaacatcaaGCTCGGCAGGAAGGCGTTCATAGAAGCAGATGGCATGAGGATCCTCTACAACTCATCCACT GAGTGTCTCCCGGTGCGGACCCTGGATCCTCTGGTTAACACCTCGAGTATCATCATGAGGAAATGTTTTCCGAAGAACCGTCTGCCTCTGCCCACCATCAAATCAGCCTTTAACTACCAGCTGCCACACATTCCTGCTGCAGGACCTGTGGCACAGCTGTACAGTCAGCCTGCTGGGG GAAAAACAAGTCATCAGCGCAACAACAAGCCCTTACAGAAGG TGGATGATGTAGTGGATGAAAGTGATGATAACGACGAGACGGAGGCAGACACAGAGAACGATAGTGAGaatgaagaggatgagaagaatCATAGCTCCACG AATGATGACATAGAGACGGACCTAAACAAGCTACATCCCAAAAAGAGTCAGAGTCGTCCATTCGAGGAGTTAAGAGTCTATGAGAGATTCTTCCTGGAGCTGTCTGAGGACTTTCAG GAGTATAACTTTGAAAGCACCAAGAGtgcttcttcatcctcatcatcctcaagTCGATCCCCTCGGCCAATCATCGTGCCCACAGCTCAGTCCCTGTCACCAAAGCATGTCCCCAAACTGAGTTCTCAGGGGGATGGCAGCTCTACCAAAGGACAACACACTCAGCCACCCCCCTCCGCTTCCACTCCCTCTCCCCCTGCATCTCAACCTCCGCTTGAACTGAACACAGTCCACCTCATCAAGGACCAAGACAAAAAAGAAGAGGCCCACGTTCCTTCCCCAGATGGACATGCGACCTTGTCCTCCCTCACCAGTCCTCCCTCTCAAGAGCAGAGGATTGAACAGGAACTAGTACATGTGTTGGAGTGTGTATCTCTAGAGCAGGAGGGGGCTTTTAATGCCGGAGAAGGAATAAAGGGAGGCAAACAAGCAGGATCTCCCATCAATGCCACTAGACTCATACAGTCTCCTCTGCTGTTGGGAGGTATCGTGACACGTCGCGTGGGAGGAGGCAGTGGCAGTAACTGGGGTTCAGATTGTGGGTCAGAGGGAGCTGATGATGAAGGAGGGGAAGGAGCAGTCCTGGAAGTGCCAGACACGGCGCTGCTCCTCTCACTGCACGACCCTGACCTCTACGTGGAGATGGTGAAGGGAACACACTCTGTACCTCAGTACGCTGAAGTGGCTTATCCAGACTACTTTGGCCATGTAGCCCCAACATTTAGAGAACCCCTCGTGGAGAGAGTTTATGGTGTACAGAG GTCTAAGATATTCCAGGACATTGAGAGGATGATTCATCCTAATGATATCCTGGATAAAGTCGTTTATGACCTGGACATCCTCAG TTGTCCGGTGATTGAAGACGACGGTGAATCGCTAAAGTTCAACTCCCAGTTTGAGTCTGGCAACCTCAGGAAGGCCGTTCAAGTTAGGAA ACACGAGTATGACCTGGTGCTGAATTCAGACATCAACAGTAATCACTACCACCAGTGGTTCTACTTTGAGGTGAGCGGCATGCGTGTCGGAACTACTTACCGCTTCAACATCATCAACTCTGAGAAGTCAAACAGCCAGTTCAACTATG gcATGCAGGTGCTGATGTACTCTGTCCAGGAGGCGATTAGTGGGAGGCCTCGTTGGGTCAGAACAGGATCAGACATCTGTTATTACAA GAATCATTTTGCAAGGAGCTCCATTGCAGCCGGCGGTCAGAAAGGAAAATCCTACTATACATTGACCTTCAGCACAAACTTCAGCCATAAGGATGATGTCTGCTACTTTGCCTATCATTACCCTTACACATATTCCACTCTTAAG ATGCACCTGTCCAAACTGGAGGCTTTGAGGACCACAAAGATCTACCTGAGACAGGACGTCCTGTGTGAAACCCTGGGGGGAAACGGCTGCCCCCTTCTCACCATCACTGCCATGCCGGAGTCCAACTCCAATGATCACATCTGTCAGTTTA GGAATCGTCCATTGATCTTCTTGTCGGCCAGGGTGCACCCTGGAGAGACCAATGCCAGCTGGGTAATGAAAGGCACGCTGGAGTTCCTGATGGGCACCAGCTCGCAGGCAGCCAGCCTGAGGGAGGCCTACATCTTCAAGATAATCCCCATGCTCAACCCTGATGGAGTTGTAAATGGAAA CCATCGCTGTTCTCTGAGTGGAGAGGATTTGAATCGCCAGTGGCAGAGCCCCAATCTTGAGCTCCACCCCACCATCTTCCACACGAAGGGCCTGCTGCAGTACCTTGCACACATACAGAGGGCACCACTG gtgTTCTGTGACTACCACGGCCATTCCAGAAAGAAAAACGTGTTTATGTACGGCTGCAGTGTGAAGGAGACGGTCTGGCAGTCCAATATCAGTGCTTCGTCTAGCGACCTACAGGAGGACCTTGGTTACAGG GCTCTCCCTAAGATCCTCTCTCAGATCGCCCCGGCCTTCAGCATGGGGAGCTGCAGTTTTGTTGTGGAGCGCTCTAAAGAGTCGACCGCTCGTGTCGTTGTATGGAGAGAGATCGGAGTACAACGCAGTTACACCATGGAGAGCACGCTCTGTGGCTGTGACCAAGGCAAATATAAG GGGCTTCAGATCGGCAccagagagctggaggagatgggagCTCAGTTCTGCGTGGCCCTGCTGAGGCTGAAGCGGCTGACGAGCATCCGCAACCACCAACACCTGCTGGATTTGGAGGGTGACATCATTGGGACACAGACTAAAGTGGTCAG cagctgctccactACCTACgtgatggaggaggacgagCCATCCTTTCTGGAGGCAATAGACTACAGTGCAGAGAGCAATGATGAGGACACCGAGGCCGAAAACGAGCTCGGCAGCGAAGTCCTCAAGAACCCGGAACATCATGATCATCTGTCAGACTCCGAGATGAATCACAGGGACTAA